The DNA segment GGGCCTTTTTATGCTTGGCAAGTCCAAGCTCTACCTTGATCATGCCCTTCTTGGTTGAGTACATCTTTAGGGGAACCACAGTAACCCCCTTCCTGGAAATATCTCCCACAAGCCTGTGTAGCTCCTTCTTGTGCACCAAAAGCTTACGTGGCTGGCGAGTGTCATCTTGCTTGGTATATGCTTGCTCATAAGCCGGAATATGGCAATTGGTAAGAAAGAGCTCTCCCTTATGAATCGTGGCAAAAGCTCCTATTAGGGAAGCCCGGCCCGCCTTAACCGACTTTACCTCGTCCCCTGACAAAACAATACCTGCCTCAAGTTGGTCTAGGATGTCATAATCGTAAAATGCTTTTTTGTTCTGGGCTAAAATCTTCATATGCCTTTTGAAAAAGTACTATGTTTACTCTATAGTAGAGTGACCTGTTTGATTGTAATTCTAAAGAGCGGAGAGGATTATTGCAATGGACCGATACCGTATTTTGACTATCCTCCTGAGCGTAACATGTCTTTCTCACATGTCTCTAGGAAGTTCAAAATTCCAATATCAACCCCACATAAAACGTGTTTATTCTGGTTCCTTACGTTTTCCTGATAGCATTACACCGCCCCCACGCTTGACCGCATATTACAAGGGAATTCGGGTTGATATTCAAAATGGAAACTTTACTGTTCGTGATACAGAAGCGGCCCCCGGATTTTACTTCTTGTTCACACTCAGCCCTGTTACTCCATGTACAGATGCTCATGATCCCAATACTATCCAATTTTTCCAACTAGATCCGGAGAGCCCCTATAAATGCTTCCGTGTCTTGAGAACTCGTGGCGATCGGCCATGGCTAATAGAAGAAACGCCGCTGGAGCAAACACGTCACGCTATGCTTAAAATTCCGGAATCAACCATCATCATTCCCTTGAACCCTGATTATGTTGAGGCTGTTCAAACCGAGGCAGATCCATCACCGTTGCATAGTACGTCCTTGCCAGACATTATCTTTAAAAAAGAGCTTTCACAAAATAAAATCAATGAGATGGTCATACAATCGACGTTTGCTGCACTCGATCTGAATCCATTTCACAGAAAACCAACCATAGTCCAATCCATCGATCGCAATGCGCCACACATAATTATGTCTATGGTAACAGAATAAGATGGCGTACCGCATTCTTGGCATCGAAAGTTCATGTGACGAAACTGCTGCTGCGATCGTAGATAACGAACGAGGTGTGCTCTCGAGCAGGCTATTTTCTCAAATAAAACTACATCAACCATTTGGTGGCGTGGTTCCAGAAATTGCATCTCGATCTCATTTAGACAAAATACCGGTAATCGTTCAAGAGGCTTTGCAAGCAGCAAAGACATCACTTGATGATATTAATGCTCTTGCTGTTACTACAACACCGGGACTCCCGGGATCACTTTTAATTGGTCTGTGTTTTGCAAAAGGAATATCTCTCGCTCGCAACCTACCTCTCATTGGAGTCAACCACCTTGAGGGTCATATATTCTCACCATGCATAGAACATGACGTGCCCTTTCCTCATCTGAGTATTACGGCATCAGGTGGACATACTGCTTTGTACCTTGTGCATAGCTTTGGCAAGTACAAGTTGCTCGGACAAACATTAGATGATGCAGCAGGTGAAGCATTCGACAAAGTCGCAAAGCTGATTGGACTGGACTATCCAGGAGGACCAGCCATTGAAAGATATGCACGTGAAGTTGATTTTAAAGACTTTTTTAAATACCCACGCAACAAACTAAAATCTCTTGATTTTAGTTTTTCTGGTCTCAAGACGGCAGTCTTTTACGATCTGGTGAAAAAAGAATTGTGTGACTTTACAACAAAGAAATTTAACCTTGATGCTCCAAACGCACACGACATACAACACCAAGTAGCAAGTTCACTTCTCGTATGTATCGCCGATATTTTCAAACAAAAGCTCGCACACGCCCTAGCACAACATCCTGAGGTACAGGCGGCAACCTTCGCTGGTGGAGTCGCTTGTAACAAATATATTAAACAACAACTACAAGAG comes from the Candidatus Babeliales bacterium genome and includes:
- the tsaD gene encoding tRNA (adenosine(37)-N6)-threonylcarbamoyltransferase complex transferase subunit TsaD; the encoded protein is MAYRILGIESSCDETAAAIVDNERGVLSSRLFSQIKLHQPFGGVVPEIASRSHLDKIPVIVQEALQAAKTSLDDINALAVTTTPGLPGSLLIGLCFAKGISLARNLPLIGVNHLEGHIFSPCIEHDVPFPHLSITASGGHTALYLVHSFGKYKLLGQTLDDAAGEAFDKVAKLIGLDYPGGPAIERYAREVDFKDFFKYPRNKLKSLDFSFSGLKTAVFYDLVKKELCDFTTKKFNLDAPNAHDIQHQVASSLLVCIADIFKQKLAHALAQHPEVQAATFAGGVACNKYIKQQLQELCDKHQTQFFTPSPQYCTDNAAMIAFVGQYKARNKEFSNLTLDIF
- the smpB gene encoding SsrA-binding protein SmpB encodes the protein MKILAQNKKAFYDYDILDQLEAGIVLSGDEVKSVKAGRASLIGAFATIHKGELFLTNCHIPAYEQAYTKQDDTRQPRKLLVHKKELHRLVGDISRKGVTVVPLKMYSTKKGMIKVELGLAKHKKAPSKKAALKERDLLRETERELKRGN